From the Gammaproteobacteria bacterium genome, one window contains:
- the rpsT gene encoding 30S ribosomal subunit protein S20: MANTAQAKKRARQAEIRRQQNVNHRSKLRTYIKKVVKAIGSGDRTQAETAYKDAVPIIDSMARKGIIHTNKAARHKSRLNHHIHGMAVAAAAG; the protein is encoded by the coding sequence TTGGCCAACACTGCCCAAGCAAAGAAGCGCGCGCGCCAAGCCGAAATCCGTCGTCAACAGAACGTTAATCACCGCTCCAAACTGCGTACCTACATCAAGAAGGTGGTCAAAGCCATCGGCAGCGGTGACCGCACCCAGGCCGAAACTGCCTACAAAGATGCGGTCCCTATCATTGATAGCATGGCCCGTAAGGGTATTATTCACACTAACAAGGCAGCCCGGCACAAGAGCCGTCTCAACCATCACATCCATGGGATGGCAGTGGCAGCAGCCGCTGGTTGA
- a CDS encoding competence protein ComFC, with protein sequence MAITPREWIKHSLGLGGIVHHWTNFVHETLFPPVCVLCGGRGEGLDLCPGCRADLPWTETVCLRCGLPLSVLFPVSNLCGRCQQRPPSYDRMFAAFSYEPPVDHLIVNLKFYGHLAHARLLGELLADYLTAREAPLPELILPVPLHPTRLRARGYNQALELARPVARRLGLSIAPTLCRRVRATAAQSLIGAKMRQSNVHGAFAVAGRERIAGRRVAIFDDVVTTGNTVEAFAQVLRQAEAREIEVWTVARTGEIHP encoded by the coding sequence ATGGCGATAACACCGAGGGAATGGATCAAGCATTCGTTGGGGTTGGGCGGTATCGTTCATCACTGGACAAATTTTGTACACGAAACCCTGTTCCCACCGGTCTGCGTCTTGTGCGGAGGTCGTGGTGAAGGATTGGACCTGTGTCCTGGTTGTAGAGCCGATCTGCCCTGGACCGAAACCGTCTGTCTACGTTGCGGTCTACCTCTGTCCGTGCTTTTCCCCGTTTCCAATCTATGTGGTCGTTGCCAACAGCGTCCACCATCCTATGACCGCATGTTCGCTGCATTCTCCTACGAGCCACCTGTGGATCATCTGATCGTCAATCTCAAATTCTACGGCCACCTTGCGCACGCTCGCCTGTTGGGTGAACTGTTGGCCGATTATCTAACAGCCCGAGAAGCACCTCTACCCGAGTTGATCCTACCGGTTCCCCTCCACCCAACCCGACTACGGGCGCGCGGCTATAACCAGGCTCTAGAACTGGCGCGCCCCGTTGCTCGACGCTTGGGGCTATCCATAGCCCCCACTCTGTGTCGACGGGTACGAGCTACCGCTGCGCAGTCTCTCATCGGTGCGAAAATGCGGCAAAGCAACGTGCATGGAGCCTTTGCCGTCGCGGGGAGGGAGAGGATAGCGGGGCGCCGAGTGGCAATCTTCGATGACGTGGTAACCACTGGCAATACGGTGGAGGCATTTGCTCAGGTGCTGCGCCAGGCAGAGGCGAGGGAGATCGAAGTGTGGACCGTAGCCAGGACCGGAGAGATCCATCCGTGA
- a CDS encoding putative hemolysin (Evidence 3 : Putative function from multiple computational evidences), producing the protein MVTQLLTLGCGSQFMEIRQPMSIWVQISLICLLILLNGFFAMSELALMLARKVRLETMAKNGSRGARMALALAAKPARFLSTVQVGITLVGICTGALTGATLAEKAGHWLLTEVPELGHWAAPLALIVVLTVVGYLSLVGELAPKQLAIFSPEAIAIVVAWPMRVLSAVTAPMVWLLETSIHLVLRLLGRHEATPQTVTEEEVRAFIAEGARSGALKPAERDMMAGVMRLADWRVRVFMTPRPSIHWIDIDDDSPTVQRKLRESNYSRLPVGRGDLDELLGIVQAKDLLDQILDGHPLDIRAALREAVVVHDGSPALGVLEVLRASPLHLAMVVDEYGSVQGIITATDILQAIVGSLAKPDAEPSPGVVQRKDGSWLVDGDLAFDMARDLLNLKDLPSGEGEYTTVAGFILTHLGHIPIAGEYFYWSNYRFEVLDMDGRRIDKLLVMCQGEEIDGCDDENLPSF; encoded by the coding sequence ATGGTTACGCAGTTGCTAACTCTAGGCTGCGGCTCACAATTCATGGAGATTAGGCAACCAATGTCGATTTGGGTCCAGATTTCACTCATTTGCTTATTGATATTGCTTAATGGTTTTTTTGCCATGTCCGAGCTTGCCCTCATGCTGGCGCGCAAGGTACGTCTGGAGACCATGGCCAAAAATGGCAGCCGTGGAGCGCGGATGGCGCTAGCTCTGGCGGCAAAACCCGCTCGTTTTCTATCCACGGTGCAGGTTGGTATCACGCTAGTGGGGATCTGTACTGGTGCGCTTACCGGGGCCACCTTGGCCGAAAAAGCAGGGCACTGGCTACTTACCGAGGTGCCGGAACTCGGGCACTGGGCTGCGCCACTAGCCCTCATTGTAGTACTCACAGTCGTTGGGTATTTATCTCTGGTGGGTGAGTTGGCCCCCAAACAACTCGCAATTTTCAGCCCCGAGGCGATTGCGATCGTTGTAGCGTGGCCGATGCGTGTGTTGTCGGCAGTAACTGCCCCCATGGTGTGGTTGCTGGAGACATCCATCCATCTGGTACTACGACTCCTCGGTCGCCACGAGGCGACGCCTCAGACTGTTACCGAGGAGGAGGTACGGGCCTTTATTGCGGAAGGAGCCCGCTCAGGGGCACTCAAACCCGCCGAGCGCGACATGATGGCGGGCGTTATGCGTCTCGCCGATTGGCGGGTACGTGTCTTCATGACTCCACGGCCAAGCATTCACTGGATCGACATCGATGATGACTCCCCAACCGTACAACGTAAGCTGCGGGAGAGTAACTATTCTCGGCTCCCAGTGGGCAGGGGGGATCTAGACGAATTGCTGGGGATAGTGCAGGCCAAGGACCTTCTTGACCAGATTTTGGATGGCCATCCCTTGGATATCCGTGCAGCATTGCGTGAGGCAGTGGTGGTCCATGATGGTAGTCCGGCGTTGGGGGTGTTGGAGGTGCTGCGGGCATCGCCGTTGCACTTGGCAATGGTGGTGGATGAGTACGGCAGCGTCCAAGGCATCATCACCGCCACGGATATACTGCAAGCCATTGTGGGCAGTTTGGCCAAACCCGATGCAGAGCCAAGCCCAGGGGTAGTTCAACGCAAGGATGGAAGTTGGCTGGTAGATGGTGACCTAGCCTTCGATATGGCCCGTGACCTGTTGAACCTCAAGGATCTACCCTCTGGCGAAGGAGAGTACACAACGGTAGCGGGTTTCATTCTTACGCATCTTGGGCATATTCCCATCGCCGGAGAATATTTTTACTGGAGCAACTATCGCTTTGAGGTGTTGGATATGGACGGCCGACGCATCGATAAGTTATTGGTGATGTGTCAAGGTGAAGAGATTGACGGATGTGACGATGAGAACCTCCCGTCATTCTAA
- the truA gene encoding tRNA pseudouridine(38-40) synthase, with translation MRFALGLEYDGSAFHGWQTQQDGVRTVQNCLERALSLVANQPTEVVVAGRTDAGVHAGNGGNYGQVVHFDTTVHRPLRAWVLGSNFHLPHDIAVRWVRMVRDDFHARFSARARHYRYVIYNGPTRPALDRTRVTWDHRPLDVAAMADAARSLIGTHDFSSYRAQGCQAKSPVRTLHRLEVIREGSHGNIVIEAVANAFLHHMVRNLAGVLLAIGAGEHSPEWAREVLERRDRSQGGITAPPTGLYLVGVEYPPEFGVPPETTW, from the coding sequence ATGCGTTTCGCCCTGGGATTAGAATACGACGGTAGTGCATTTCATGGTTGGCAGACCCAACAGGATGGGGTCCGCACCGTGCAGAATTGCCTAGAACGGGCCTTGTCTCTGGTTGCCAATCAGCCGACGGAGGTGGTGGTGGCGGGGCGTACTGATGCGGGAGTCCACGCCGGTAATGGAGGAAACTACGGACAGGTTGTCCATTTTGATACTACGGTGCATCGTCCTCTCCGTGCCTGGGTCTTGGGTAGCAATTTCCATCTTCCCCACGATATTGCTGTTCGCTGGGTGCGGATGGTACGCGATGATTTCCATGCTCGTTTTTCCGCCCGTGCCCGTCACTATCGTTACGTCATCTACAACGGTCCCACCCGTCCCGCCCTAGACCGTACCCGCGTCACCTGGGACCATCGGCCGCTGGACGTGGCGGCCATGGCCGATGCTGCTCGTTCACTGATCGGGACCCATGATTTCTCCTCGTACCGTGCCCAGGGTTGCCAGGCCAAGAGTCCGGTTCGTACCCTCCACCGCTTAGAAGTGATTCGGGAGGGTTCACACGGTAATATCGTTATTGAAGCCGTGGCAAATGCCTTTCTCCACCACATGGTGCGCAACCTTGCTGGGGTTCTACTCGCCATTGGTGCGGGTGAACACTCACCGGAATGGGCCAGGGAGGTTCTGGAGCGACGTGATCGCTCCCAAGGAGGAATTACCGCACCACCAACGGGCCTATACCTGGTGGGAGTAGAGTACCCACCTGAGTTTGGTGTTCCCCCCGAAACAACCTGGTAG
- the rdgC gene encoding Recombination-associated protein RdgC — MRPLHSLRGIPAVLFKNLYLFRLVKPFDLTPEQLDEHLAKVPFRPCGPLEMGTLGFVPPLGKTARVLVHANGGRMMLCVRSEEKLLPGSVVREMVAEKVAEIEEEQMRKVSRKERDNLKDEVLQDLLPRAFTRSRTTYLYLDPQLHYLIVDNSSPKRAEEITVLLRKCLGSLEILPPQVNTSPSVVMTQWLLGQDIPPGFVVEEQCELRTPGEQGSQVRLDRQDLGAEEVRAHVDAGKRVVKLALTWEDRLSLVFDESLMVRRLRFLDIDQDTAVGQQAPPSSPPLPGAAGSGNAEAERFDADFTLMSLEIAKLLPALFAACGGEAPPADK; from the coding sequence ATGCGCCCCCTTCACTCACTCCGGGGGATTCCCGCCGTGCTATTCAAAAATCTCTACCTTTTCCGACTGGTTAAACCCTTTGATCTGACCCCCGAACAATTAGACGAACACCTCGCCAAGGTACCGTTTCGTCCCTGTGGTCCACTGGAGATGGGTACCCTTGGTTTTGTTCCTCCCCTTGGTAAGACGGCACGTGTGCTGGTTCACGCCAACGGCGGGCGAATGATGCTCTGCGTCCGTTCCGAGGAGAAACTGCTGCCGGGGAGCGTGGTACGTGAAATGGTGGCCGAGAAGGTGGCCGAGATAGAAGAGGAGCAAATGCGTAAGGTGAGCCGCAAGGAACGTGACAATCTCAAGGACGAGGTACTCCAGGATCTCCTTCCCCGGGCCTTCACGCGTTCGCGAACGACCTACCTCTACCTAGACCCCCAGCTCCACTACCTCATCGTGGACAATAGCAGCCCCAAGCGTGCCGAGGAAATTACGGTACTACTGCGTAAGTGTCTAGGTTCCCTTGAGATATTACCCCCCCAGGTCAATACCAGTCCTTCGGTAGTGATGACGCAATGGCTACTGGGCCAGGACATACCGCCGGGTTTTGTCGTGGAAGAGCAGTGCGAGCTGCGTACACCCGGTGAACAGGGCAGCCAGGTCCGCCTCGACCGTCAGGACCTTGGGGCCGAGGAGGTGCGCGCCCATGTCGATGCAGGAAAACGAGTAGTGAAACTTGCTCTGACCTGGGAAGACCGTCTCTCCTTGGTGTTCGATGAATCCCTGATGGTACGTCGGTTGCGTTTCTTGGACATCGACCAGGATACCGCCGTCGGACAACAGGCCCCACCTTCATCTCCTCCCTTACCGGGAGCGGCAGGAAGTGGAAACGCCGAGGCCGAACGTTTTGATGCCGATTTCACCCTAATGAGTTTAGAGATCGCCAAACTCCTCCCTGCATTGTTCGCGGCCTGCGGTGGAGAGGCGCCGCCCGCCGACAAATAA
- a CDS encoding SH3 domain protein — MYRLIACLLFALPFTAATAGSVRYVTDNLTVPMRTGVTLQHKILKMVPSGTAVEVLEVSSENTRVKAQGIEGWILNQFLDNTPPARNRLEQAEQKVATLELENTRLKSEVKGVTDQRGQTEGAYQKLREDNQRLRSDLDTLRQTAANAIEINDQNQQLKARLIELERTLQTLQQESVVLKDRTARDWFATGAAVALASLVVSLFVPRMVRWRRRSQWDTL, encoded by the coding sequence GTGTACCGTTTGATTGCTTGTTTACTTTTCGCCTTGCCTTTTACCGCTGCAACGGCGGGGTCGGTGCGTTATGTTACGGATAATCTCACCGTTCCCATGCGCACGGGAGTTACGCTTCAGCACAAGATTCTCAAGATGGTACCTAGCGGGACTGCGGTAGAGGTACTGGAGGTCAGTAGCGAGAATACCCGAGTCAAAGCTCAGGGCATAGAAGGTTGGATACTCAACCAATTTCTTGATAATACTCCCCCGGCCCGCAATCGTTTGGAACAGGCCGAGCAGAAAGTGGCAACCTTGGAATTAGAAAACACTCGTTTAAAGAGCGAGGTTAAAGGGGTGACAGATCAGCGTGGCCAAACCGAGGGCGCGTATCAGAAATTGCGGGAAGATAATCAGCGTCTTCGTTCCGACCTCGATACGCTACGTCAAACCGCAGCCAATGCTATCGAGATCAACGACCAGAACCAGCAATTGAAGGCGCGTTTGATCGAGTTGGAGCGTACTCTCCAGACGCTTCAGCAAGAAAGTGTAGTGCTCAAGGATCGTACCGCACGGGATTGGTTTGCGACGGGGGCGGCGGTAGCCCTGGCATCATTAGTGGTGAGCCTATTTGTACCTCGAATGGTGCGTTGGCGGCGACGTTCTCAGTGGGACACCTTATAA